In Oryza brachyantha chromosome 1, ObraRS2, whole genome shotgun sequence, the following are encoded in one genomic region:
- the LOC102708655 gene encoding putative CBL-interacting protein kinase 13, translating into MARLGISKGGSGGGGKEAKKALLLGRFEVGKLLGQGNFAKVYHARNAATGEEVAIKVMEKEKIFKSGLTAHIKREIAVLRRVRHPHIVQLYEVMATKLRIYFVMEYVRGGELFARVSRGRLPEADARRYFQQLVSAVAFCHARGVFHRDIKPENLLVDDAGDLKVSDFGLSAVADQMRHDGLFHTFCGTPAYVAPEVLSRRGYDAAKADLWSCGVVLFVLMAGYLPFQDRNLVGMYRKIHKGDFRCPKWFSPELISLLRGVLVTNPQRRATSEVIMENEWFKIGFRRFSFRIEDDRSFTCFDLDDATTVDASTTPPDTPRTVDVAGAGAGYDVAPMRLRKEGNLTSCGSAPSLLELEGRSALGGSSRRRSSLNAFDIISFSRGFDLSGLFDQDDGGAGSVPEQQQNSTARFMSAAPVEVILATLEVAATAAGMAVREMEDGSISMEGTREGEHGALAVAAEIYELTPELVVVEVRRKAGGAAEYEEFFRARLKPSLRELVCDDRPCPDSGELCRSL; encoded by the coding sequence ATGGCGCGGTTGGGGATCAGCAAgggaggaagcggcggcggcggcaaggaggCGAAGAAGGCGCTGCTGCTGGGGCGGTTCGAGGTGGGGAAGCTGCTGGGGCAGGGCAACTTCGCGAAGGTGTACCACGCGCGCAACGCGGCCACcggcgaggaggtggcgaTCAAGGTgatggagaaggagaagatcTTCAAGTCGGGGCTCACGGCGCACATCAAGCGGGAGATCGCCGTGCTGCGGCGGGTGCGCCACCCGCACATCGTGCAGCTCTACGAGGTGATGGCCACCAAGCTGCGGATCTACTTCGTGATGGAGTacgtgcgcggcggcgagctgttCGCGCGCGTGTCGCGGGGCCGCCTCCCGGAGGCCGACGCGCGGCGCTACTTCCAGCAGCTGGTGTCCGCCGTCGCGTTCTGCCACGCGCGCGGGGTGTTCCACCGGGACATCAAGCCGGAGAACCTCCtcgtcgacgacgccggcgacctcaAGGTCTCCGACTTCGGgctctccgccgtcgccgaccagATGCGCCACGACGGGCTCTTCCACACCTTCTGCGGCACTCCGGCGTACGTCGCGCCGGAGGTGCTCTCGCGCCGCGGATACGACGCCGCCAAGGCCGACCTCTGGTCCTGCGGCGTCGTGCTCTTCGTCCTCATGGCCGGTTACCTCCCCTTCCAGGACCGCAACCTCGTCGGCATGTACCGCAAGATCCACAAGGGCGACTTCCGCTGTCCCAAGTGGTTCTCACCGGAGCTCATcagcctcctccgcggcgTCCTCGTCACCAACCCGCAGCGCCGCGCCACCTCCGAGGTCATCATGGAGAACGAATGGTTCAAGATCGGCTTCCGCCGCTTCTCCTTCCGCATCGAGGACGACCGCTCCTTCACCTGCTTCGACCTGGACGACGCCACCACCGTCGACGCGTCCACCACGCCGCCCGACACACCGCGGACAGTGGATGTagccggcgccggggccggGTACGACGTCGCTCCCATGCGACTGAGAAAGGAGGGGAACCTGACGTCGTGCGGgtcggcgccgtcgttgctggaACTGGAAGGGAGATCCGCGCTGGGTGGGAGCTCACGGCGGCGGTCTAGCCTGAACGCGTTCGACATCATCTCCTTCTCTCGCGGATTCGACCTCTCAGGGCTGTTCGATCAGgacgatggcggcgcggggagtgtcccggagcagcagcagaacaGCACGGCGCGGTTCatgtcggcggcgccggtcgaGGTGATCCTAGCGACGCTGGAGGtggccgcgacggcggcgggcatGGCGGTGCGGGAGATGGAGGACGGGTCGATCAGCATGGAGGGGACACGCGAGGGCGAGCACGGCGCGCTGGCGGTGGCCGCCGAGATCTACGAGCTCACGCCggagctggtggtggtggaggtgcggcgaaaggccggcggcgccgccgagtaCGAGGAGTTCTTCCGGGCGCGGCTCAAGCCCAGCCTACGCGAGCTCGTCTGCGACGACCGGCCATGCCCCGACTCCGGCGAGCTCTGTCGAAGCCTTTGA
- the LOC102708933 gene encoding CBL-interacting protein kinase 5 codes for MEKKVSILMNRYELGRMLGQGTFAKVYHARNLASNQSVAIKVIDKEKVLRIGMIDQIKREISVMRLVRHPNIVQLHEVMASKSKIYFAMEYVRGGELFSRVARGRLKEDAARKYFQQLIGAVDFCHSRGVYHRDLKPENLLVDENGNLKVSDFGLSAFRECQKQDGLLHTTCGTPAYVAPEIINKKGYDGAKADIWSCGVILFVLLAGYLPFHDANLMEMYRKISKSDVKYPQWFNTDVRKLLSRLLDPNPNTRITIEKLVEHPWFRKGYKPAVMLAQPQGSNSLKDVQTAFSTDHKDNEGKAKEPASSLKPVSLNAFDIISLSKGFDLSGLFEEDKEQKANSRFMTQKPASAIVSKLEQIAETESFKVKKQDGLVKLQGSKEGRKGQLAIDAEIFEVTPSFYVVEVKKSAGDTLEYETFCNKDLRPSLRDICWNGPSERPSPAEPSTLAQSSKSISRHAI; via the coding sequence ATGGAGAAGAAGGTGTCCATCCTCATGAACCGGTATGAGCTCGGACGCATGCTCGGGCAAGGCACCTTCGCCAAGGTATACCATGCGCGGAACCTTGCGTCCAACCAGAGCGTCGCCATCAAGGTCATCGACAAGGAAAAGGTACTGCGTATCGGCATGATTGACCAGATCAAGCGAGAGATCTCCGTCATGCGTCTCGTCCGCCACCCCAACATCGTCCAGCTGCATGAGGTCATGGCCAGCAAGAGCAAGATATACTTTGCAATGGAGTATGTCCGGGGTGGTGAGCTCTTCAGCAGGGTAGCCAGGGGCCGACTTAAGGAGGATGCTGCAAGGAAGTACTTTCAGCAGTTGATAGGGGCTGTGGACTTCTGTCACAGCCGCGGTGTCTACCACCGAGACCTCAAGCCAGAGAACCTCCTTGTGGACGAGAATGGCAACCTCAAAGTATCAGACTTTGGGCTGAGTGCCTTCAGGGAGTGTCAGAAGCAGGATGGGCTACTCCACACAACATGTGGCACACCTGCATATGTTGCACCGGAGATAATCAACAAGAAGGGCTACGATGGAGCAAAAGCAGACATATGGTCTTGTGGTGTCATACTCTTTGTTCTGCTTGCTGGCTATCTACCATTCCATGACGCAAATCTAATGGAGATGTACCGGAAAATTAGCAAAAGTGATGTTAAGTACCCGCAGTGGTTCAATACTGATGTGCGAAAGCTTCTGTCTAGGCTGCTTGATCCAAATCCAAACACTAGGATCACCATCGAGAAGCTAGTTGAGCACCCATGGTTCAGGAAGGGGTATAAACCGGCAGTGATGTTAGCACAGCCACAAGGCTCAAACAGCCTCAAGGATGTCCAGACTGCTTTCAGCACTGACCACAAGGACAATGAAGGAAAGGCAAAAGAACCAGCAAGCTCTTTGAAGCCAGTGAGCTTGAAtgcatttgacatcatttCCCTCTCTAAAGGATTTGACCTGTCAGGCCTGTTTGAGGAGGACAAAGAGCAGAAGGCTAACTCACGGTTCATGACACAAAAACCAGCATCAGCAATAGTGTCAAAGCTAGAGCAGATTGCTGAGACAGAGAGCTTCAAGGTGAAGAAGCAGGACGGACTGGTGAAGCTCCAAGGATCAAAAGAAGGGAGGAAAGGGCAGCTTGCGATCGATGCAGAGATCTTTGAAGTAACACCATCCTTCTATGTTGTCGAGGTGAAAAAGTCAGCAGGGGACACATTGGAGTATGAAACGTTCTGCAACAAGGACCTAAGACCTTCACTCAGGGACATTTGCTGGAATGGTCCGTCAGAGCGTCCATCACCGGCAGAGCCATCAACTCTAGCTCAGTCCTCTAAGTCAATCTCGAGACATGCCATTTAA
- the LOC102705864 gene encoding protein MALE DISCOVERER 2 isoform X2, with product MGARWGPRLTTVELCQRDALNLLFICLVLLQAQVGRGGATLNGEGMALLELRERVEADPHGAFRDWNPTDATPCGWSGVQCFDGKVEILNLTGRELVGTLAPEIGGLQLLKSLLLPKNNFRGQIPKEFRGLTALEVLDLSSNNLDGTIPEELRAMPLLKQLSLHDNHIQDGISSLNTQGIAYEQAGCLSRKLGCWVEFKDWTSFSGLREKYSTNLASLSEPHIIQNLQSFASAMRRRLLSEAGNLPALSGNDAKSPGPENSEETQRAIDVLSLGSGSFSAFPNSDGEVLESTLNADAVAVQSVAANQSTGEVSSAKYSKWLYFMILPAAILLISLIVAPILLCRKQGRAPIGPWKTGLSGPLQKALITGVPKLNRPELEAACEDFSNIINTFPSCTVFKGTLSSGVEISVVSTAVSSIKDWPRSSETCFKKKIDTLSRVNHKNFINLLGYCLENQPFMRMMVFEYAPNGTLSEHLHLKEFEHLDWAARMRIIMGVSYCLQYMHHELNPPVAINDMRSDTIFMTDDYAAKVADVSVWKEVATKAKAAKEESRSRSESPPDLASNVYCFGALLIEIISGRLPEADDQESMCNWAAEYLNGKNYSKLVDESLKDHNAKELEAVCEVIQQCIDPDSNQRPTIRDVIRKLRPVLNISPEAATPRLSPLWWAELEILSAEAT from the exons ATGGGTGCGCGATGGGGGCCTCGCCTCACAACCGTTGAGCTGTGTCAGCGCGACGCGCTCAATCTGCTCTTCATCTGCCTCGTGCTGCTCCAGGCGCAggtggggcgcggcggcgccacgctCAACGGCGAAG GAATGGCGTTGCTGGAGCTGAGGGAGAGGGTGGAGGCTGACCCCCATGGAGCATTCCGGGATTGGAATCCGACAGACGCCACGCCCTGCGGATGGTCCGGTGTGCAATGCTTTGACGGTAAAGTTGAGATTTT GAACTTAACAGGCCGAGAACTGGTGGGAACTCTTGCACCTGAGATCGGAGGTCTTCAACTCTTAAAATCTCT TTTGCTTCCAAAGAACAATTTTCGTGGACAAATTCCCAAAGAATTCAGAGGGTTAACTGCCCTTGAAGTACTGGATTTGAGCAGCAACAACCTGGATGGAACGATTCCAGAAGAATTAAGGGCAATGCCACTGCTCAAGCAACT GTCGCTTCATGACAACCATATCCAAGATGGTATCTCTTCTTTGAACACACAAGGTATAGCTTATGAGCAGGCAGGATGCTTGAGTAGAAAATTAGGTTGCTG ggtGGAGTTTAAGGATTGGACTTCTTTCAGTGGCCTCCGAGAGAAATATTCCACCAACCTAGCAA GTCTTAGTGAGCCACACATCATTCAAAATTTGCAGTCCTTTGCAAGTGCCATGCGCCGCAGGCTGCTCAGTGAAGCTGGCAATCTGCCTGCCCTCTCAGGGAACGATGCTAAATCTCCCGGCCCTGAAAATTCAGAAGAAACCCAAAGGGCTATTGATGTTCTCTCTTTAGGGAGTGGATCATTCTCTGCATTTCCAAATTCAGACGGCGAAGTTCTGGAATCAACTCTGAATGCTGATGCTGTCGCAGTGCAGTCTGTAGCAGCAAACCAATCGACTGGTGAAGTGTCCAGTGCAAAGTACAGCAAGTGGttatattttatgatactTCCAGCTGCAATATTGCTTATTAGCCTGATTGTTGCACCAATCTTGCTTTGTCGGAAGCAAGGGCGTGCGCCAATAGGACCTTGGAAAACAGGACTAAGTGGCCCACTTCAGAAGGCACTTATTACAG GTGTTCCAAAGCTAAACAGGCCTGAACTCGAAGCCGCTTGTGAGGATTTCAGCAACATAATCAACACTTTCCCTAGCTGCACCGTGTTCAAAGGGACATTATCTAGCGGAGTTGAGATCAGTGTTGTTTCTACTGCCGTTTCGTCAATCAAAGATTGGCCTAGGAGTTCAGAGACATGCTTCAAAAAAAAG ATAGACACACTATCAAGAGTAAACCACAAGAACTTCATCAATCTCCTAGGCTATTGCCTGGAAAATCAACCCTTCATGAGAATGATGGTGTTTGAGTATGCTCCAAATGGCACTCTCTCTGAGCATCTCCACC TAAAAGAATTTGAACATCTGGACTGGGCTGCAAGGATGAGGATCATCATGGGTGTGTCTTACTGCCTCCAATACATGCACCATGAGCTCAACCCACCTGTTGCGATAAACGACATGCGCTCCGACACAATCTTCATGACAGATGATTATGCTGCCAAG GTTGCTGATGTTAGTGTCTGGAAAGAAGTCGCCACCAAAGCAAAGGCTGCAAAGGAGGAGAGCCGCAGCCGTTCTGAATCTCCTCCTGATCTCGCGAGCAACGTCTACTGCTTTGGCGCTCTTCTGATAGAGATCATATCTGGAAGGCTCCCTGAAGCAGACGATCAAGAATCCATGTGCAACTGG GCTGCCGAGTATCTGAATGGCAAGAACTACAGCAAGCTGGTCGACGAGTCGCTCAAGGATCACAACGCCAAGGAGCTCGAGGCCGTCTGCGAGGTGATTCAGCAGTGCATTGATCCCGACTCGAATCAGCGGCCAACGATCAGAGATGTCATTCGCAAGCTGAGACCGGTTCTCAACATctcgccggaggcggcgacgccgcggcTCTCGCCTCTGTGGTGGGCTGAGCTCGAGATACTCTCTGCAGAGGCAACATAG
- the LOC102705864 gene encoding protein MALE DISCOVERER 2 isoform X1 produces the protein MGARWGPRLTTVELCQRDALNLLFICLVLLQAQVGRGGATLNGEGMALLELRERVEADPHGAFRDWNPTDATPCGWSGVQCFDGKVEILNLTGRELVGTLAPEIGGLQLLKSLLLPKNNFRGQIPKEFRGLTALEVLDLSSNNLDGTIPEELRAMPLLKQLSLHDNHIQDGISSLNTQGIAYEQAGCLSRKLGCWVEFKDWTSFSGLREKYSTNLASNCTFECLSEPHIIQNLQSFASAMRRRLLSEAGNLPALSGNDAKSPGPENSEETQRAIDVLSLGSGSFSAFPNSDGEVLESTLNADAVAVQSVAANQSTGEVSSAKYSKWLYFMILPAAILLISLIVAPILLCRKQGRAPIGPWKTGLSGPLQKALITGVPKLNRPELEAACEDFSNIINTFPSCTVFKGTLSSGVEISVVSTAVSSIKDWPRSSETCFKKKIDTLSRVNHKNFINLLGYCLENQPFMRMMVFEYAPNGTLSEHLHLKEFEHLDWAARMRIIMGVSYCLQYMHHELNPPVAINDMRSDTIFMTDDYAAKVADVSVWKEVATKAKAAKEESRSRSESPPDLASNVYCFGALLIEIISGRLPEADDQESMCNWAAEYLNGKNYSKLVDESLKDHNAKELEAVCEVIQQCIDPDSNQRPTIRDVIRKLRPVLNISPEAATPRLSPLWWAELEILSAEAT, from the exons ATGGGTGCGCGATGGGGGCCTCGCCTCACAACCGTTGAGCTGTGTCAGCGCGACGCGCTCAATCTGCTCTTCATCTGCCTCGTGCTGCTCCAGGCGCAggtggggcgcggcggcgccacgctCAACGGCGAAG GAATGGCGTTGCTGGAGCTGAGGGAGAGGGTGGAGGCTGACCCCCATGGAGCATTCCGGGATTGGAATCCGACAGACGCCACGCCCTGCGGATGGTCCGGTGTGCAATGCTTTGACGGTAAAGTTGAGATTTT GAACTTAACAGGCCGAGAACTGGTGGGAACTCTTGCACCTGAGATCGGAGGTCTTCAACTCTTAAAATCTCT TTTGCTTCCAAAGAACAATTTTCGTGGACAAATTCCCAAAGAATTCAGAGGGTTAACTGCCCTTGAAGTACTGGATTTGAGCAGCAACAACCTGGATGGAACGATTCCAGAAGAATTAAGGGCAATGCCACTGCTCAAGCAACT GTCGCTTCATGACAACCATATCCAAGATGGTATCTCTTCTTTGAACACACAAGGTATAGCTTATGAGCAGGCAGGATGCTTGAGTAGAAAATTAGGTTGCTG ggtGGAGTTTAAGGATTGGACTTCTTTCAGTGGCCTCCGAGAGAAATATTCCACCAACCTAGCAAGTAACTGCACATTTGAAT GTCTTAGTGAGCCACACATCATTCAAAATTTGCAGTCCTTTGCAAGTGCCATGCGCCGCAGGCTGCTCAGTGAAGCTGGCAATCTGCCTGCCCTCTCAGGGAACGATGCTAAATCTCCCGGCCCTGAAAATTCAGAAGAAACCCAAAGGGCTATTGATGTTCTCTCTTTAGGGAGTGGATCATTCTCTGCATTTCCAAATTCAGACGGCGAAGTTCTGGAATCAACTCTGAATGCTGATGCTGTCGCAGTGCAGTCTGTAGCAGCAAACCAATCGACTGGTGAAGTGTCCAGTGCAAAGTACAGCAAGTGGttatattttatgatactTCCAGCTGCAATATTGCTTATTAGCCTGATTGTTGCACCAATCTTGCTTTGTCGGAAGCAAGGGCGTGCGCCAATAGGACCTTGGAAAACAGGACTAAGTGGCCCACTTCAGAAGGCACTTATTACAG GTGTTCCAAAGCTAAACAGGCCTGAACTCGAAGCCGCTTGTGAGGATTTCAGCAACATAATCAACACTTTCCCTAGCTGCACCGTGTTCAAAGGGACATTATCTAGCGGAGTTGAGATCAGTGTTGTTTCTACTGCCGTTTCGTCAATCAAAGATTGGCCTAGGAGTTCAGAGACATGCTTCAAAAAAAAG ATAGACACACTATCAAGAGTAAACCACAAGAACTTCATCAATCTCCTAGGCTATTGCCTGGAAAATCAACCCTTCATGAGAATGATGGTGTTTGAGTATGCTCCAAATGGCACTCTCTCTGAGCATCTCCACC TAAAAGAATTTGAACATCTGGACTGGGCTGCAAGGATGAGGATCATCATGGGTGTGTCTTACTGCCTCCAATACATGCACCATGAGCTCAACCCACCTGTTGCGATAAACGACATGCGCTCCGACACAATCTTCATGACAGATGATTATGCTGCCAAG GTTGCTGATGTTAGTGTCTGGAAAGAAGTCGCCACCAAAGCAAAGGCTGCAAAGGAGGAGAGCCGCAGCCGTTCTGAATCTCCTCCTGATCTCGCGAGCAACGTCTACTGCTTTGGCGCTCTTCTGATAGAGATCATATCTGGAAGGCTCCCTGAAGCAGACGATCAAGAATCCATGTGCAACTGG GCTGCCGAGTATCTGAATGGCAAGAACTACAGCAAGCTGGTCGACGAGTCGCTCAAGGATCACAACGCCAAGGAGCTCGAGGCCGTCTGCGAGGTGATTCAGCAGTGCATTGATCCCGACTCGAATCAGCGGCCAACGATCAGAGATGTCATTCGCAAGCTGAGACCGGTTCTCAACATctcgccggaggcggcgacgccgcggcTCTCGCCTCTGTGGTGGGCTGAGCTCGAGATACTCTCTGCAGAGGCAACATAG
- the LOC102705864 gene encoding protein MALE DISCOVERER 2 isoform X3 codes for MGARWGPRLTTVELCQRDALNLLFICLVLLQAQVGRGGATLNGEGMALLELRERVEADPHGAFRDWNPTDATPCGWSGVQCFDGRELVGTLAPEIGGLQLLKSLLLPKNNFRGQIPKEFRGLTALEVLDLSSNNLDGTIPEELRAMPLLKQLSLHDNHIQDGISSLNTQGIAYEQAGCLSRKLGCWVEFKDWTSFSGLREKYSTNLASNCTFECLSEPHIIQNLQSFASAMRRRLLSEAGNLPALSGNDAKSPGPENSEETQRAIDVLSLGSGSFSAFPNSDGEVLESTLNADAVAVQSVAANQSTGEVSSAKYSKWLYFMILPAAILLISLIVAPILLCRKQGRAPIGPWKTGLSGPLQKALITGVPKLNRPELEAACEDFSNIINTFPSCTVFKGTLSSGVEISVVSTAVSSIKDWPRSSETCFKKKIDTLSRVNHKNFINLLGYCLENQPFMRMMVFEYAPNGTLSEHLHLKEFEHLDWAARMRIIMGVSYCLQYMHHELNPPVAINDMRSDTIFMTDDYAAKVADVSVWKEVATKAKAAKEESRSRSESPPDLASNVYCFGALLIEIISGRLPEADDQESMCNWAAEYLNGKNYSKLVDESLKDHNAKELEAVCEVIQQCIDPDSNQRPTIRDVIRKLRPVLNISPEAATPRLSPLWWAELEILSAEAT; via the exons ATGGGTGCGCGATGGGGGCCTCGCCTCACAACCGTTGAGCTGTGTCAGCGCGACGCGCTCAATCTGCTCTTCATCTGCCTCGTGCTGCTCCAGGCGCAggtggggcgcggcggcgccacgctCAACGGCGAAG GAATGGCGTTGCTGGAGCTGAGGGAGAGGGTGGAGGCTGACCCCCATGGAGCATTCCGGGATTGGAATCCGACAGACGCCACGCCCTGCGGATGGTCCGGTGTGCAATGCTTTGACG GCCGAGAACTGGTGGGAACTCTTGCACCTGAGATCGGAGGTCTTCAACTCTTAAAATCTCT TTTGCTTCCAAAGAACAATTTTCGTGGACAAATTCCCAAAGAATTCAGAGGGTTAACTGCCCTTGAAGTACTGGATTTGAGCAGCAACAACCTGGATGGAACGATTCCAGAAGAATTAAGGGCAATGCCACTGCTCAAGCAACT GTCGCTTCATGACAACCATATCCAAGATGGTATCTCTTCTTTGAACACACAAGGTATAGCTTATGAGCAGGCAGGATGCTTGAGTAGAAAATTAGGTTGCTG ggtGGAGTTTAAGGATTGGACTTCTTTCAGTGGCCTCCGAGAGAAATATTCCACCAACCTAGCAAGTAACTGCACATTTGAAT GTCTTAGTGAGCCACACATCATTCAAAATTTGCAGTCCTTTGCAAGTGCCATGCGCCGCAGGCTGCTCAGTGAAGCTGGCAATCTGCCTGCCCTCTCAGGGAACGATGCTAAATCTCCCGGCCCTGAAAATTCAGAAGAAACCCAAAGGGCTATTGATGTTCTCTCTTTAGGGAGTGGATCATTCTCTGCATTTCCAAATTCAGACGGCGAAGTTCTGGAATCAACTCTGAATGCTGATGCTGTCGCAGTGCAGTCTGTAGCAGCAAACCAATCGACTGGTGAAGTGTCCAGTGCAAAGTACAGCAAGTGGttatattttatgatactTCCAGCTGCAATATTGCTTATTAGCCTGATTGTTGCACCAATCTTGCTTTGTCGGAAGCAAGGGCGTGCGCCAATAGGACCTTGGAAAACAGGACTAAGTGGCCCACTTCAGAAGGCACTTATTACAG GTGTTCCAAAGCTAAACAGGCCTGAACTCGAAGCCGCTTGTGAGGATTTCAGCAACATAATCAACACTTTCCCTAGCTGCACCGTGTTCAAAGGGACATTATCTAGCGGAGTTGAGATCAGTGTTGTTTCTACTGCCGTTTCGTCAATCAAAGATTGGCCTAGGAGTTCAGAGACATGCTTCAAAAAAAAG ATAGACACACTATCAAGAGTAAACCACAAGAACTTCATCAATCTCCTAGGCTATTGCCTGGAAAATCAACCCTTCATGAGAATGATGGTGTTTGAGTATGCTCCAAATGGCACTCTCTCTGAGCATCTCCACC TAAAAGAATTTGAACATCTGGACTGGGCTGCAAGGATGAGGATCATCATGGGTGTGTCTTACTGCCTCCAATACATGCACCATGAGCTCAACCCACCTGTTGCGATAAACGACATGCGCTCCGACACAATCTTCATGACAGATGATTATGCTGCCAAG GTTGCTGATGTTAGTGTCTGGAAAGAAGTCGCCACCAAAGCAAAGGCTGCAAAGGAGGAGAGCCGCAGCCGTTCTGAATCTCCTCCTGATCTCGCGAGCAACGTCTACTGCTTTGGCGCTCTTCTGATAGAGATCATATCTGGAAGGCTCCCTGAAGCAGACGATCAAGAATCCATGTGCAACTGG GCTGCCGAGTATCTGAATGGCAAGAACTACAGCAAGCTGGTCGACGAGTCGCTCAAGGATCACAACGCCAAGGAGCTCGAGGCCGTCTGCGAGGTGATTCAGCAGTGCATTGATCCCGACTCGAATCAGCGGCCAACGATCAGAGATGTCATTCGCAAGCTGAGACCGGTTCTCAACATctcgccggaggcggcgacgccgcggcTCTCGCCTCTGTGGTGGGCTGAGCTCGAGATACTCTCTGCAGAGGCAACATAG
- the LOC102705864 gene encoding protein MALE DISCOVERER 2 isoform X4, with the protein MEHSGIGIRQTPRPADGPVCNALTVKLRFCRELVGTLAPEIGGLQLLKSLLLPKNNFRGQIPKEFRGLTALEVLDLSSNNLDGTIPEELRAMPLLKQLSLHDNHIQDGISSLNTQGIAYEQAGCLSRKLGCWVEFKDWTSFSGLREKYSTNLASNCTFECLSEPHIIQNLQSFASAMRRRLLSEAGNLPALSGNDAKSPGPENSEETQRAIDVLSLGSGSFSAFPNSDGEVLESTLNADAVAVQSVAANQSTGEVSSAKYSKWLYFMILPAAILLISLIVAPILLCRKQGRAPIGPWKTGLSGPLQKALITGVPKLNRPELEAACEDFSNIINTFPSCTVFKGTLSSGVEISVVSTAVSSIKDWPRSSETCFKKKIDTLSRVNHKNFINLLGYCLENQPFMRMMVFEYAPNGTLSEHLHLKEFEHLDWAARMRIIMGVSYCLQYMHHELNPPVAINDMRSDTIFMTDDYAAKVADVSVWKEVATKAKAAKEESRSRSESPPDLASNVYCFGALLIEIISGRLPEADDQESMCNWAAEYLNGKNYSKLVDESLKDHNAKELEAVCEVIQQCIDPDSNQRPTIRDVIRKLRPVLNISPEAATPRLSPLWWAELEILSAEAT; encoded by the exons ATGGAGCATTCCGGGATTGGAATCCGACAGACGCCACGCCCTGCGGATGGTCCGGTGTGCAATGCTTTGACGGTAAAGTTGAGATTTT GCCGAGAACTGGTGGGAACTCTTGCACCTGAGATCGGAGGTCTTCAACTCTTAAAATCTCT TTTGCTTCCAAAGAACAATTTTCGTGGACAAATTCCCAAAGAATTCAGAGGGTTAACTGCCCTTGAAGTACTGGATTTGAGCAGCAACAACCTGGATGGAACGATTCCAGAAGAATTAAGGGCAATGCCACTGCTCAAGCAACT GTCGCTTCATGACAACCATATCCAAGATGGTATCTCTTCTTTGAACACACAAGGTATAGCTTATGAGCAGGCAGGATGCTTGAGTAGAAAATTAGGTTGCTG ggtGGAGTTTAAGGATTGGACTTCTTTCAGTGGCCTCCGAGAGAAATATTCCACCAACCTAGCAAGTAACTGCACATTTGAAT GTCTTAGTGAGCCACACATCATTCAAAATTTGCAGTCCTTTGCAAGTGCCATGCGCCGCAGGCTGCTCAGTGAAGCTGGCAATCTGCCTGCCCTCTCAGGGAACGATGCTAAATCTCCCGGCCCTGAAAATTCAGAAGAAACCCAAAGGGCTATTGATGTTCTCTCTTTAGGGAGTGGATCATTCTCTGCATTTCCAAATTCAGACGGCGAAGTTCTGGAATCAACTCTGAATGCTGATGCTGTCGCAGTGCAGTCTGTAGCAGCAAACCAATCGACTGGTGAAGTGTCCAGTGCAAAGTACAGCAAGTGGttatattttatgatactTCCAGCTGCAATATTGCTTATTAGCCTGATTGTTGCACCAATCTTGCTTTGTCGGAAGCAAGGGCGTGCGCCAATAGGACCTTGGAAAACAGGACTAAGTGGCCCACTTCAGAAGGCACTTATTACAG GTGTTCCAAAGCTAAACAGGCCTGAACTCGAAGCCGCTTGTGAGGATTTCAGCAACATAATCAACACTTTCCCTAGCTGCACCGTGTTCAAAGGGACATTATCTAGCGGAGTTGAGATCAGTGTTGTTTCTACTGCCGTTTCGTCAATCAAAGATTGGCCTAGGAGTTCAGAGACATGCTTCAAAAAAAAG ATAGACACACTATCAAGAGTAAACCACAAGAACTTCATCAATCTCCTAGGCTATTGCCTGGAAAATCAACCCTTCATGAGAATGATGGTGTTTGAGTATGCTCCAAATGGCACTCTCTCTGAGCATCTCCACC TAAAAGAATTTGAACATCTGGACTGGGCTGCAAGGATGAGGATCATCATGGGTGTGTCTTACTGCCTCCAATACATGCACCATGAGCTCAACCCACCTGTTGCGATAAACGACATGCGCTCCGACACAATCTTCATGACAGATGATTATGCTGCCAAG GTTGCTGATGTTAGTGTCTGGAAAGAAGTCGCCACCAAAGCAAAGGCTGCAAAGGAGGAGAGCCGCAGCCGTTCTGAATCTCCTCCTGATCTCGCGAGCAACGTCTACTGCTTTGGCGCTCTTCTGATAGAGATCATATCTGGAAGGCTCCCTGAAGCAGACGATCAAGAATCCATGTGCAACTGG GCTGCCGAGTATCTGAATGGCAAGAACTACAGCAAGCTGGTCGACGAGTCGCTCAAGGATCACAACGCCAAGGAGCTCGAGGCCGTCTGCGAGGTGATTCAGCAGTGCATTGATCCCGACTCGAATCAGCGGCCAACGATCAGAGATGTCATTCGCAAGCTGAGACCGGTTCTCAACATctcgccggaggcggcgacgccgcggcTCTCGCCTCTGTGGTGGGCTGAGCTCGAGATACTCTCTGCAGAGGCAACATAG